In Lentimicrobium sp. L6, the following proteins share a genomic window:
- a CDS encoding T9SS type A sorting domain-containing protein: MKKTLLFFSLIFGIISLSSAQISKESYRKYMKKPVEPSQSKVDYPKRDIKFPNNNNSKNDISRIHIGKSPNAFSILNSEQRPLSFDWLNNTNDLALLMVFEGDPESYSEINQKGTIVSAYSFEGVSWDESFLTQTSNFITNPSAVFINPNESDDLEEFYSLVVGQDSINELWSNTAFVSSQINNNNYQENIYNWEGDNDWARSSMTFKDGEAYIFGQDFESIGAYGKNQILKHYRGTTNNPENGYDWEINTVQPDWLIDPDEGFAYALYTTWSAWSNDGSIGYMWMIGVTNESYEYGVYQPQVFYTTNKGESWNEIELNLEDHYALTEYLQPWIDENGNPGTVRPSFINGDRDFPGIVDYQGKLHIVANVYGSTKGDVLNPTDGNWVEDDALGGHLFEFTITPNGLQDIFFISKIKTRVSTNMFGNLGFDHRLQMGKERGECFYVVTWNDDVISGADSLISPDIFGASLCLGGGEIYIKNFTENTLYEGFYFYPYLAENIYIDGWNYMLALPMTTSVGPSEWAYNNPSLPIKHNYIDGLRLPFDYLCCADKITENEMQSPHVRISQNTPNPFSGETKIEITSSFQEPKEVNIEITDLLGHTVYQSFEGKIEEAKVINIQAQYLKAGVYFYTICVDEECQTKKMIVE, translated from the coding sequence ATGAAAAAAACTTTACTCTTTTTTTCCCTTATTTTTGGAATCATTTCCCTTTCTTCAGCTCAAATATCTAAAGAATCCTATCGGAAATATATGAAGAAACCGGTGGAGCCTAGTCAGAGTAAGGTGGATTATCCTAAGAGGGATATTAAGTTTCCAAATAATAATAACTCAAAAAACGATATTAGCCGGATTCATATAGGAAAATCACCTAATGCATTTTCTATATTAAATTCTGAGCAAAGGCCATTATCATTTGATTGGTTAAATAATACTAATGATCTTGCCCTCTTGATGGTATTTGAAGGCGATCCAGAATCATATTCTGAAATAAATCAAAAAGGAACTATAGTTTCAGCATATTCATTTGAAGGTGTAAGTTGGGATGAATCATTTTTAACACAGACTTCCAATTTTATTACCAATCCATCAGCCGTTTTCATCAATCCAAACGAAAGTGATGATCTTGAAGAATTCTATTCTCTTGTTGTTGGGCAAGATTCAATAAATGAACTATGGTCAAATACTGCATTTGTGTCCTCTCAAATTAATAATAATAATTACCAAGAAAACATATACAATTGGGAGGGTGATAACGATTGGGCTCGTTCCTCCATGACCTTTAAAGACGGTGAAGCCTATATATTTGGTCAAGATTTTGAGAGTATTGGAGCATATGGAAAAAACCAAATTCTTAAACATTATAGGGGAACTACCAATAACCCTGAAAATGGCTATGATTGGGAAATAAATACAGTTCAGCCTGATTGGCTTATTGATCCTGATGAAGGCTTTGCATATGCGCTATACACTACTTGGTCAGCATGGTCAAATGATGGGAGTATTGGTTATATGTGGATGATTGGAGTTACCAATGAGTCCTATGAATACGGAGTTTACCAACCACAAGTTTTTTATACTACAAATAAAGGTGAATCATGGAATGAAATAGAATTGAATTTGGAAGATCATTATGCATTAACTGAATATTTACAACCTTGGATTGATGAAAACGGAAACCCTGGCACTGTAAGGCCATCTTTTATTAACGGTGATAGGGATTTTCCAGGAATTGTCGACTATCAAGGTAAACTGCATATTGTTGCTAATGTTTATGGTTCAACAAAAGGAGATGTATTGAACCCAACTGATGGTAATTGGGTAGAAGATGATGCCTTAGGTGGTCATTTATTTGAATTTACAATCACTCCAAACGGACTACAAGATATTTTCTTTATTTCAAAGATAAAAACAAGAGTTTCAACCAACATGTTTGGCAATCTAGGATTCGATCATCGTTTACAAATGGGAAAAGAAAGAGGAGAATGCTTTTATGTAGTTACTTGGAACGACGATGTAATATCAGGAGCAGATAGTTTAATTAGCCCAGATATTTTTGGAGCAAGCCTATGCTTGGGTGGTGGTGAAATTTATATCAAAAACTTCACTGAAAACACATTATATGAAGGGTTCTATTTTTATCCGTATTTGGCGGAAAATATTTATATAGATGGGTGGAATTATATGTTAGCACTCCCAATGACAACAAGTGTAGGCCCATCAGAATGGGCATATAATAACCCATCACTCCCTATTAAACATAATTATATAGATGGTTTACGATTACCCTTTGACTATCTCTGTTGCGCTGATAAGATAACAGAAAATGAAATGCAATCACCTCATGTTCGCATCTCCCAAAACACCCCAAACCCCTTCTCTGGAGAAACAAAAATAGAAATCACCTCTAGTTTCCAAGAACCCAAAGAAGTGAATATAGAAATTACGGATTTGCTTGGCCATACAGTTTACCAAAGCTTCGAAGGAAAAATAGAGGAGGCTAAAGTGATTAACATTCAGGCTCAATATTTAAAAGCTGGTGTGTATTTCTATACCATTTGTGTGGATGAGGAATGCCAGACTAAGAAAATGATTGTAGAATAG
- a CDS encoding proline dehydrogenase family protein, with the protein MFNKMIAGMLPYMPKKLVWLFSKEYIAGETIEEAIKSAKKLNDEGILTTIDVLGEFIENLNEAEANKKEYLEVIKAAEAAKIQGNYSLKPTSFGLLIDAEVAYKHIREIVAYAASFNNFVRVDMEDSPCTDLEIDLFRKLKAEFPKNTGLVLQAYMKRTLDDIKGLEDIHSKDNPINYRICKGIYVEPAEIAFKGYDLVNDHYLKDLDYMMQKGMYPAIATHDKPLVDGAYKLIEKYNYKPDQYEFQMLYGVTPALRKSIMDKGHRMRVYVPFGKEWFGYSTRRLKENPKMAMLIIKAIFFKG; encoded by the coding sequence ATGTTCAACAAAATGATAGCTGGAATGTTGCCTTATATGCCAAAGAAACTGGTATGGCTTTTTTCTAAGGAATATATTGCAGGTGAAACCATTGAGGAAGCCATTAAGTCGGCAAAAAAACTCAATGATGAAGGCATTCTAACAACTATTGATGTATTAGGTGAGTTCATTGAGAATCTTAATGAAGCTGAAGCTAATAAAAAAGAGTATTTAGAGGTAATTAAAGCTGCTGAGGCTGCTAAAATCCAAGGAAATTACTCCTTAAAACCTACTTCTTTCGGTTTATTGATTGATGCAGAAGTAGCTTACAAACATATCAGAGAGATTGTAGCTTATGCCGCCTCCTTCAATAACTTTGTGAGAGTAGATATGGAAGACAGTCCTTGTACTGATCTAGAAATTGATCTTTTCCGTAAATTAAAAGCAGAATTTCCTAAGAATACAGGATTGGTTTTACAAGCTTATATGAAACGTACTTTAGACGATATTAAAGGATTAGAAGATATTCATTCTAAAGACAATCCTATCAACTATCGAATTTGCAAAGGAATTTATGTAGAGCCTGCTGAAATAGCCTTTAAAGGTTATGATTTGGTGAACGATCATTATCTCAAGGATTTAGATTATATGATGCAAAAAGGAATGTATCCTGCCATTGCAACTCACGATAAGCCTTTGGTAGATGGAGCTTATAAATTAATTGAAAAATATAATTACAAACCAGACCAATACGAATTCCAGATGCTTTATGGTGTAACCCCAGCATTGCGTAAAAGCATTATGGATAAAGGCCACCGCATGAGAGTTTATGTACCATTTGGTAAAGAATGGTTTGGATATTCTACACGTAGATTAAAAGAAAATCCTAAAATGGCCATGCTGATCATTAAGGCTATTTTCTTTAAAGGATAA
- a CDS encoding methylated-DNA--[protein]-cysteine S-methyltransferase: MSENILIKYHKTPYGELMLGSYEDRLCLCDWRFRKMRPQIDKRILTQLKTDYEEGNSEVIEKAIIQLEEYFSGTRTQFDLPILLVGSDFQKTVWEALLAIPFGETNTYLGLSKDLNNEKAIRAVATANGANAISIIVPCHRIIGSDGKLVGYAGGLSAKKKLLKLEGSWNPSQLSLF, from the coding sequence ATGTCAGAAAACATCCTCATCAAATATCACAAAACTCCATATGGAGAACTTATGCTAGGTTCCTACGAAGACCGATTATGTCTTTGTGATTGGAGATTCCGAAAAATGAGACCGCAGATTGACAAGAGGATTCTTACTCAGTTAAAAACCGACTATGAAGAAGGTAATAGCGAAGTTATTGAGAAAGCCATCATTCAGTTAGAGGAGTATTTTAGTGGAACAAGAACCCAATTCGACCTTCCTATTTTGCTAGTAGGCTCCGATTTTCAGAAGACAGTTTGGGAAGCGCTATTAGCCATCCCTTTCGGGGAAACCAACACCTATTTAGGATTATCCAAAGACTTAAACAACGAAAAAGCAATCAGAGCAGTAGCTACTGCCAACGGTGCCAATGCCATATCAATCATTGTTCCTTGCCATAGAATCATAGGCAGTGATGGGAAACTGGTAGGTTATGCCGGCGGCCTCTCAGCCAAAAAGAAACTCCTAAAACTAGAAGGCAGTTGGAACCCCTCTCAGTTGTCTTTGTTTTAG
- a CDS encoding TetR/AcrR family transcriptional regulator: MSDKTKDKILTVATKLFGRYGFNKTSMDEIAKIARKAKGSLYYHFHSKEILFTEVVKRELTNLQTILNKISQNKEMLAVDKLKQYIVVRMDTIANAVNYNETVRADFFEHYDFIDDLRENIDNWEKAQLRIIIEQGIQEGVFKNPSDFDVALDTIIMLLKGMELTYFLKDNPRKTNPPLEKVAEILINGVTR, translated from the coding sequence ATGAGCGACAAAACAAAAGATAAGATCTTAACAGTAGCCACCAAATTATTTGGTCGTTATGGGTTTAATAAAACATCCATGGATGAAATTGCCAAAATTGCTCGTAAAGCTAAAGGCTCGCTATATTATCATTTTCATAGTAAGGAAATCTTATTTACAGAGGTGGTTAAAAGAGAGTTAACTAATCTTCAAACCATCTTGAATAAGATCAGTCAGAACAAAGAAATGCTGGCAGTTGATAAACTCAAGCAGTATATTGTGGTGAGGATGGATACCATTGCTAATGCTGTAAACTATAATGAAACAGTGCGTGCTGATTTTTTTGAGCATTACGATTTTATTGATGATTTAAGAGAAAATATTGACAATTGGGAAAAAGCTCAGCTCAGAATCATTATTGAACAAGGGATTCAAGAAGGGGTGTTTAAAAACCCTTCAGACTTTGATGTGGCTTTAGATACCATCATCATGCTGCTTAAAGGAATGGAACTCACTTATTTCTTGAAAGACAATCCAAGAAAGACGAATCCACCTTTGGAAAAAGTTGCAGAAATATTAATTAACGGGGTAACTCGTTAA
- a CDS encoding CotH kinase family protein, which translates to MTKPVIIISILIMFLCLFSCTKYIVNEEYSIDPAALTIENIQTALNVIHITADTVLLDSMMHHPSSDVEIDAFFSYFSQDQSIIKDKKIELKIKGTSTVFYPLKSLKVKFKKKVNNISSPILQVDQLLPNHSINELKKISLRNSGNDLYGTFVKDISFTDLAIQLGLDLELSYHQPVQVFLNESFYGLLNLRTEKDDNSLGKLLNVDNDEVNILKISHIRDGQEVLEFGSGNEQIINNLIEAVHTKDSDFLLNNIDLNCFADYIIFEDFIGNSDWPYNNVEIYNVGPNGKFRFFLYDMDFAASADRLFVDETGYNGFLKKLFDTLKTDADFATSLKRRQKEIYHQASPNLFKSIVEKNANRIEDEIKYNMAKYDIPRDHIAWYYELERLQEQFEMRYRNFGDHYKIH; encoded by the coding sequence ATGACTAAACCAGTAATCATTATTAGCATACTCATTATGTTTTTATGCCTATTCTCATGCACAAAATACATAGTAAATGAAGAATATAGTATAGATCCAGCAGCTTTAACCATAGAAAATATTCAAACAGCTTTGAATGTGATTCACATAACTGCGGATACTGTTTTACTTGATTCCATGATGCATCATCCTTCTTCTGATGTGGAAATAGATGCTTTTTTTTCCTATTTCTCTCAAGACCAAAGTATAATAAAAGACAAAAAGATAGAACTCAAAATAAAAGGGACATCTACTGTTTTTTATCCTCTTAAAAGTCTGAAAGTAAAGTTTAAAAAGAAAGTGAATAACATATCCTCTCCCATTTTACAAGTTGATCAATTGCTGCCAAACCATTCAATTAATGAATTAAAAAAAATAAGCCTGAGGAATTCGGGAAACGATTTATATGGCACCTTTGTCAAAGACATCTCGTTTACTGATTTGGCCATCCAACTAGGTCTCGATTTGGAGTTAAGTTATCATCAACCTGTTCAAGTATTTCTGAATGAATCCTTCTATGGCCTCCTCAATTTGCGTACTGAAAAAGATGATAATAGTTTGGGAAAGCTCCTGAATGTGGATAATGATGAGGTGAACATTTTGAAGATATCACATATTAGAGACGGACAAGAAGTTTTAGAGTTTGGCAGTGGTAACGAGCAAATCATCAATAATTTAATAGAGGCTGTTCATACCAAGGATTCAGATTTTCTGCTGAACAATATAGATTTAAATTGCTTTGCAGATTATATCATTTTTGAGGATTTTATTGGCAATAGCGATTGGCCTTATAATAATGTGGAAATCTATAATGTGGGTCCCAATGGCAAATTTAGATTCTTCCTATATGATATGGACTTTGCAGCTAGTGCAGATAGACTTTTTGTGGACGAGACTGGCTATAATGGATTTCTTAAGAAATTATTCGATACCTTAAAAACCGATGCTGATTTTGCGACAAGTTTAAAGCGAAGACAAAAAGAAATTTATCATCAAGCCAGTCCAAATCTTTTTAAATCCATTGTGGAGAAGAATGCCAATAGAATAGAGGATGAGATCAAATATAATATGGCCAAATACGATATTCCTAGAGACCATATAGCTTGGTATTATGAACTGGAAAGATTGCAAGAGCAATTTGAAATGCGTTATCGCAATTTTGGAGATCATTATAAAATACACTAG
- a CDS encoding CotH kinase family protein produces the protein MINRFYAAIFTLILLLSFSCSKYKVNTETNIDIENLSIDNIETQLDIIHITADSAPFAYMMAYPHEDIEIDAVFNMYSQGDTIISHKNIELKIKGTSTVFYDLKSLKIKFIKKVNNQIIPIIQVDSPLPGHHLEVLKKISLRNSGNDFHGTFIKDISYTELAIQLGLDLELSYYKPVQVFINHQYYGLLNLRTEKDDNSLGKLLDVDNDDINILKISHIGDGQEIIGFSSGDSLIIQNFIDAVKRNDTPYLLENIDLKCFADYIIFEDYIGNSDWPYNNVQIYNVGPQGKFRFFLYDLDFAADKDKLFVAESSYNGFLKLLYDALIQDAHFVELLQKRQAYIYEKATVELFDHILDINGHRIEKDIIYNIGKYQTPTNEIMWYYELQRLSEKFETRRKLFKWYYQLD, from the coding sequence ATGATAAATAGATTTTATGCTGCAATTTTTACCTTGATACTTCTTTTGAGTTTCTCCTGCTCAAAGTATAAGGTTAATACCGAAACCAATATTGATATTGAAAACCTAAGTATAGATAATATAGAAACTCAGTTGGATATCATTCATATTACTGCCGATTCTGCTCCATTTGCCTATATGATGGCTTATCCTCATGAGGACATCGAGATAGATGCTGTTTTTAATATGTATTCCCAAGGGGATACCATCATTAGTCATAAAAATATTGAGCTGAAAATAAAGGGAACTTCCACCGTTTTCTATGATTTGAAAAGTCTGAAAATAAAATTCATTAAGAAAGTCAATAATCAAATTATTCCCATCATTCAAGTGGATAGTCCACTTCCGGGTCATCATCTAGAAGTTTTAAAAAAGATCAGCTTAAGAAACTCAGGCAACGATTTTCACGGGACTTTTATTAAAGACATTTCCTATACTGAATTGGCTATTCAGCTCGGACTCGACTTAGAATTGAGTTATTATAAACCAGTGCAAGTGTTTATTAATCATCAATACTACGGCCTTCTCAACCTTAGAACTGAAAAAGATGACAACAGCCTAGGAAAACTTCTTGATGTGGACAATGACGATATAAATATCCTAAAAATATCACATATAGGAGATGGACAAGAAATCATTGGTTTTAGTAGTGGAGATTCCCTCATTATTCAAAATTTTATTGATGCTGTAAAAAGAAATGATACTCCCTATTTACTGGAAAACATTGATCTCAAATGTTTTGCCGATTATATCATTTTCGAAGATTATATAGGAAATAGCGATTGGCCTTATAATAATGTTCAAATCTATAATGTAGGACCACAAGGAAAATTCAGGTTTTTCCTCTATGACTTAGATTTTGCCGCTGATAAAGACAAACTGTTTGTAGCAGAATCTTCCTATAATGGTTTTTTGAAACTTCTTTATGATGCACTTATACAAGATGCTCATTTTGTAGAATTACTCCAAAAAAGACAAGCCTATATTTATGAAAAAGCTACCGTGGAATTGTTTGATCACATCCTAGATATTAATGGGCATCGCATAGAAAAAGACATCATTTATAATATTGGAAAATACCAAACACCCACCAATGAAATCATGTGGTATTATGAACTACAAAGATTGAGTGAGAAGTTTGAAACTCGAAGAAAACTTTTTAAATGGTATTATCAATTGGATTAA
- a CDS encoding outer membrane beta-barrel protein, which produces MKLKKFILLFLICLSITVSAKGKWNLGVGSTFGYNPTELYIWDYSVEKTFSSGLYVKLGYEWTLFKNFGIGVFPGFQQHYDEVGINNINVEIFSYNFDLPVEIYYHFYNDWSVYAGVSLQDYRVMEEFALERSYNARLNLNLGLSYYFNPHWSMEIGFSTILSDQRDAFLLRNYPNHLIVGMRYRFNLKRGLNNDK; this is translated from the coding sequence ATGAAACTCAAAAAATTCATACTCTTATTCCTCATTTGTTTGAGCATAACTGTTTCTGCCAAGGGGAAATGGAATCTTGGCGTGGGCAGTACCTTTGGATATAATCCTACTGAACTATATATTTGGGATTATTCTGTGGAAAAGACCTTTTCAAGTGGCCTATATGTGAAACTAGGATATGAGTGGACTTTGTTTAAAAACTTTGGCATTGGTGTGTTTCCAGGTTTTCAACAACATTACGATGAGGTGGGGATTAATAATATAAATGTCGAAATCTTTAGTTATAATTTTGATTTGCCTGTCGAAATCTATTATCACTTTTATAATGATTGGAGTGTTTATGCGGGAGTATCACTTCAAGACTATAGAGTTATGGAAGAGTTTGCATTAGAGAGAAGTTATAATGCCCGCTTGAATCTAAATTTGGGATTATCCTATTATTTTAATCCTCATTGGTCCATGGAGATTGGATTTTCTACCATTCTCAGCGATCAGCGAGATGCTTTTCTACTTCGCAATTATCCCAATCACCTGATTGTAGGTATGAGGTATCGTTTCAATTTAAAGAGAGGATTGAACAATGATAAATAG
- the rnr gene encoding ribonuclease R, translating to MKNKNNNTIEKNILKEFANNPFSAFNYKQMSKRLGIKDTAGKMQVLNLILSFFEQKIIVESKRGKFQISPKYITTHGQKQTKITGKVDMQSTGKAYIINDEGGDDISISAGNTKNALHGDKVKVFIFPKRKARKLEGQIVEVLERGKNKFVGSIDVSKNYAFVIPDDPKIHVDFFIGKEHLNKAKNGQKVIVELLEWPEHARNPFAKVTQVLGEPGDHKVEIESIVFDYNFESEFPANVEADAAKIPNEVDKAEIKKRKDLRDTFTITIDPYDAKDFDDAISLKKLKDGLWEVGVHIADVSHFVRPGSAIEEEAYKRATSIYLVDRVIPMLPEKLSNQVCSLRPHEEKLAFSAIFTMNEEAEIKSEWFGKTVIKSDHRYSYEDAQQIIEGGEGPFPEEILKMNELSTKLRDKRFKRGSIRFHSTEVKFKLDEKSNPIGVYVKEQKEAHKLIEDFMLLANQKVAELIGKVDGKHKAKTFVYRVHDEPDPEKLNTFARFVSKLGYNLKLNNREDVVNSYNQLFKDIEGKGEKNMIETIAIRTMSKAYYSTNNIGHYGLSFPYYSHFTSPIRRYPDLMVHRLLQHYLQNGNDMSAVDYEEKCKHSSEMERNAAMAERASVKYMQAVYMADKVGQEFDGVISGVSKWGVYVEIQESKVEGMVRMKDMDDDFYFLDEENYQVIGQRHGKAIKLGDPVRIQVKAIHVQKKQLDFVMVND from the coding sequence ATGAAGAATAAAAACAATAACACAATAGAAAAAAACATACTAAAAGAATTTGCTAATAATCCATTTAGTGCGTTCAATTACAAGCAGATGTCTAAAAGATTAGGGATTAAAGATACGGCTGGAAAAATGCAAGTATTAAACCTAATCCTCAGCTTTTTTGAGCAGAAAATAATTGTAGAATCCAAAAGAGGGAAGTTTCAAATTTCTCCAAAATATATTACTACCCACGGGCAAAAACAGACTAAAATCACTGGAAAAGTAGATATGCAATCTACCGGAAAGGCCTATATCATAAATGATGAAGGCGGTGACGATATTTCTATTTCGGCAGGAAATACCAAAAATGCACTTCATGGCGATAAGGTGAAGGTTTTCATCTTTCCAAAACGAAAAGCTCGCAAGTTAGAAGGACAAATAGTAGAAGTATTAGAGCGAGGTAAAAATAAATTTGTAGGTTCTATAGATGTATCTAAAAACTATGCATTTGTTATACCAGACGATCCTAAAATCCATGTAGATTTCTTTATCGGAAAAGAACATTTGAATAAGGCTAAAAATGGCCAAAAAGTTATCGTTGAATTGCTCGAATGGCCTGAGCATGCTCGTAATCCATTTGCTAAAGTAACTCAAGTTCTTGGAGAGCCAGGCGATCATAAGGTGGAAATTGAAAGCATCGTTTTCGATTATAATTTCGAGAGTGAGTTCCCAGCTAATGTGGAAGCCGATGCCGCCAAAATCCCTAATGAAGTAGACAAGGCCGAGATTAAGAAACGTAAAGACCTTAGAGATACTTTTACCATCACCATTGACCCTTACGATGCTAAGGATTTTGATGATGCTATTTCTTTGAAGAAGTTGAAAGATGGACTCTGGGAAGTTGGTGTACATATTGCCGATGTGAGTCATTTTGTAAGACCAGGAAGCGCCATAGAAGAGGAGGCTTATAAACGAGCTACTTCTATTTATTTGGTGGATAGAGTTATTCCTATGCTTCCAGAGAAGCTTTCTAATCAGGTTTGTTCCTTACGTCCTCACGAGGAGAAACTGGCATTTTCTGCTATTTTCACCATGAATGAGGAAGCTGAAATTAAGTCAGAGTGGTTTGGAAAAACAGTAATAAAATCTGACCACAGATATAGCTATGAGGATGCCCAGCAAATTATAGAAGGCGGAGAAGGTCCTTTCCCAGAAGAAATTTTGAAGATGAACGAGTTATCAACTAAGTTGAGGGACAAGCGCTTTAAAAGAGGTAGCATTAGGTTCCATTCCACCGAGGTGAAGTTTAAGTTGGACGAGAAAAGCAATCCCATAGGCGTTTATGTAAAAGAGCAAAAAGAAGCTCATAAGCTTATTGAGGATTTCATGCTATTGGCCAACCAAAAAGTGGCTGAGCTTATAGGTAAAGTGGATGGTAAGCACAAGGCCAAAACCTTTGTTTATCGTGTTCACGATGAGCCAGATCCAGAAAAGCTAAATACCTTCGCCAGATTTGTGAGCAAGTTAGGCTATAATCTGAAATTGAATAACCGGGAAGACGTGGTGAATTCCTATAATCAGCTTTTTAAAGATATAGAAGGCAAAGGTGAAAAGAATATGATTGAAACCATTGCCATCAGAACCATGTCGAAGGCTTATTATTCCACCAATAATATTGGTCACTATGGCTTGTCCTTCCCCTATTACTCTCATTTTACCTCTCCTATTCGTCGTTATCCCGATTTAATGGTGCATAGATTATTGCAGCATTATTTGCAAAATGGAAACGATATGTCGGCAGTGGATTACGAAGAGAAATGTAAGCACTCCTCCGAAATGGAACGCAATGCAGCTATGGCCGAAAGAGCTAGTGTGAAATATATGCAGGCCGTTTATATGGCCGATAAGGTTGGACAAGAGTTCGACGGTGTCATTAGTGGAGTGAGTAAATGGGGTGTTTATGTGGAAATTCAAGAATCTAAAGTAGAAGGAATGGTTCGTATGAAAGATATGGACGATGATTTCTATTTCTTAGATGAAGAAAACTATCAGGTGATTGGTCAACGACATGGTAAAGCCATAAAGCTAGGAGACCCTGTTCGTATTCAGGTAAAAGCCATTCATGTTCAGAAAAAGCAATTGGATTTCGTGATGGTGAATGACTGA